Genomic window (Roseivirga sp. 4D4):
TCTTGAAGCTCTTCGCTGAAGCCCCCTGGTGCATCACCAAATGAACCGAACATTCCTGCCAAAAGGGACTTGTCACGTTCTGAACCATCAGGCTGCGGTGTAGGAACCATCAACTTATTAAAATCTAATGCAAATGTCACTTTGTTATATGGGTCCAGGAATGAAGAAAGGGCAGAGCCAATCCTTAGGTTGGTCGGAATGAAATCCTCTTCATCAGCACTGTTATAAGAAATCTTTGAGCCTATGTTACTGATGGAAGCTCCATAGGAGAGTTGGGATTGTTTCTGAAAGACCATCAATTCGGACTTATAGTAAACCCCGATATCTGCTGCAATACTAGTTCCTGGTTTTGGGTCTGTAACAGGGCTGGTTGTGATATTACCTGAAAGGTTAGAATAGATATACCTTCCTGTGACGCCAACACTGAGTTTGCGGCTTAATTGTCTCGAATAGGTTGCCGACAAGGCAAATTCCCTGGGGGTAAAATCTCCAATTGAATTCCCCGCTCCATCTGTCAATTGAATATCTCCAAGATTGAAATAGGTTAGGGAAGCTCCGATCGCCTGTTGGTCGTCAAGTTTTTTGAATCCGGTCAAATAGGAGACCGACATATCATCAACAAACTTTTTAAGCCAAGGTGTAAAAGTGAGTCCAATACCTCCGTTTTTATTGATGAAGGCTAGTTTTGCTGGGTTCCAGAATGTAGAGTTTACATCAGGGTCAGTCGCAACACCTACATCACCCATTGCCCCAGAAACAGGATCTGGTGCAATTAACAGAAAGGGAACAGCAGTAGTTATTACGTTGATAGTTGTGTCCTGTCCGTTAATTCCAATGGAGTTTTGCGCACGCAAAGCAGGTGCAAGAAATAGGGACAAGATTAGAAAGGTGAAAATGCTTGCTCTAAGGCGCATGAAATTTTTGTTCAAAGATAGTACTATATAATTAATTTGAAATAATGAGTTTTTGGCGCTTGACTCCTGACTTTCCACTGGTTTTAGAGTAGATTTTGATAGCGTAAATATATATTCCTGGGTTGAGTTTTTGACCATAATTATTTGTGCCAGACCAAGGGACAGTGATTGTTTCTTCCGCACTTAATATTTCATTAAAAATCGCGGTAACTGGTTCTCCATTAGTATTTCTTATCTCAATCCCCACTTCGAGGTTTTCGCCCGACATCAAATGTTGAATACTAAAGTGTGTTTCTTCTCTAAACGGGTTAGGACTGTTTTTTATTACTGTGATGTTCGAAGTATTTTCATCAATGATTAAGTCTTGAGTAAGTATTGAAGAATTCCCATGCGTATCCCAAACTTTAATTTCAATTCTGTTGGGCCCAGGCTGCAGATTACTTACTTCAAAACTTAGGTGACCAAACCGAAAATCATCAAGGTCTGCATTATAAGAATCATTCAAGTTGTAATTGATAGAGTCATTGACATTAAGGTTAATGTGTTGACCAAGGCCGTTGCCTGAGATGTTGATACCACTTTCATCAAAAAGTCTTAGAATTAGGTTTATGTTAGGATCGTACTTCTCTTGTATGGTCTGTGTAGTATCATTAACAAATAGGTCGATAGTCGGGGGGATATTATCGACTACAAAGTCTTCAGCGGTACCTCCAATTACAAAGTCAACGGATGTACCAAGCGCATCAATTTGTGAGTTATTATCTATAGCATAGATAACCATTTTGCCATTTCCGAAACTATAATCAATGTTTTTAGGAACAATAAATTCCACTTGAAACGAGCCATTTTCAACCCGACCAGTTCCTCGAAAAAGCTCACTATCTCTTTCTAGATAGCTAAAGGAATCTCCATCACTTCCCAACGTCTCCTTATCATTCGCCTTGTCAAAAAGGCTAAAGCTTAATGTACCATTGAAGTTTGTGTCCACATCGTCATTTTCCAACACTCTTCCGTTTATAACCACACGTTGAAGTGCGCGAATAGTGTCACTGGCATTTGGAGTATTTCCGTTAATTTCTTCGATTTCAATGGTCTTATTAGGGTAGGACAAGCGCATGCTGGGGTCACCTAATAAAATAAAGTTCCTATTGAGACTACCACGCAAACTGTTGTTCTTGGTGAATTTGATGATGTCTCCTAATCGTTGATACTGACCGGATTCCTGTCGTAAGACTGAGCCGTACAACGCTGTGTTCAGGTCAAAGTTGGTACTTGAGAAAACGGGTCTTGCGGTAGTTACCATTGAAACTGCACCCCCAGTATTCTTAAAAAGAAGGTTTTCAGCTCCTGAGAAGGTATTGGGATCGTCATTTCGGCCAAATTCACAGGTCGCGGTGACAACAAATGGTAGACTAAAAGTATTCCTCCATTTTTCCATTAGGTCAAAGGTCAGTACCTGTTCCTGCATCCAGCCAGTTTCTGAACCATGGCCTGTGAAGTTAACAATGAGTGCACCCTCATTTACTGCATCAATAATAGCTTGTTCTGCGCTCGGAGAGGTTTCTCCGTTCGGTAACCTGATCTGTTCAAACGCATCGAGATATATCTTCTCGATACTAAAGTCAATGAATGTGGAGTCAATGAGTTGTGTCAGAGCATCAGCATCTTTTTGATGTCTGTTATTGTCTCCATCATCGGCAATAAAGACCAGCTTACTTCGCCAGTCTCCGAAGGCACGTTGATCCGTCTGATATAGTATGATTTTGTCAATGGCTCTTTTGGCTTGGGCATTACTGGTAGCCGGTATCCTTCCAATGCCAATATTCAATTCATGATCTCCTGCAGAAGACTCCACCCACTCACCTTCAGTGTTATCCAGAAACCCAAAGTAGTCGTCAGAAGAGTAGGTAAGTAGTGGGTGAATCGAGTTTCTTGATTCGTAGGTAGGGACTAAATTGGTGTTATTTTCGAGTCGATCTAGGTAATCATATGAGCCTTTGCCTAAGAAGAGTACATACTTCAAGTCCCCCAGGTCATATTGCCATTTGATGAAATCTCTAATGGCGGTTACATCCTGTCGACCTGAGCTAAATTCATTGTAAATTTTGTTGACTGTTGTCACTAAAACATTCAGTTGGTCATGGGACCTTCTAAAAGTTGCCAACCTTTCTGCTTGATCTAGCAGGCTTGAATGGGTGATGATGATAAAATCTGCCGATAGAGCTCCATGAAGATTTTGATTTTCAACTTCTTCAAATACCTCAGGTGATGGTAAGTTATTTGGGTCAAAGATGATGAATTCCTCGAGTTCGTTCGAAAAAGCGCCAAAACTCATTATGTCGTTACTGAAACTCGTGTTTTGTAGAGCCGTTTCTGTAGGTTCCGTTATCCTCCATACTTCAAGGTTGCTCGAGGCATTGGTCAGTTCATAAGTTGTTATCGCCTGATCGAGTGACTGGATGTTTCGGAATAGAATGGGGCTTCCATTGTAGCTTAATTCGGTTGGTATATTCAATAAGTAGTTATCCAAATAAGCTACAGCGTTGTTCGCACCAGATTGATCATATACCATTTGAAGCGTTAGGTTGCTCCCTGATATAGAATTTGATGGGACCTTATAGTTGCCCGATCGTGAATTACCCTTAATACCGTACTGAGTATTCGGGATGGCGCTGAAGTTAAGCTCTCCTATGTTGGTGGAATTGACTTCAATATCCATACTAGATGAGCTGAAGGATTGTGCGACAACATTCAGTGAAATATCAATTTCTTGATTGGGCGCAAGGGACGATATATCATGATTAAATGTCCGAGTATTCTGAGTGTTGAACTGCTCGCCTAGCCATTCGCGACCAGAACTTAGCAAATTGACTTCATCAACTTCGTGGTATATCAAACGATTATACCAATCAAGCTTGGGGTGATTAGTACCGAGATTGTCGAGTGTGTTTTGCCTCTTGGCATTCATATCCTTTACAGTAATGAAGTAATAGTTCTTTGTAGCATATAGGTTTTTGGTGACCTCAAAACTACCTGATTGCTCATCGTAGTTTGTGTTGTCGACTTGATCCACGTAAAAGAGAATAAAGTCGTTTTCATTGAAGATGCCGTCTTCTTCACCTTCTACCCTAATGGCATTTTCAACTAAGTCTGAGGGTCTATCTGTAGACAAAGACTGAGGAAGCATTCCTCCTGTGGCTCCATAAATGGCAATGTTGCGAGGGTCTAGTTCAGCTGGTGTAAATCCAAGTTCATTCAGGGTATTATGATCTATCTTATAGACCCCAGGTTCAGTGAATTCCATCTTTACCCACTTGCCTGAACTCAAAACGCTGTTGGTTTGGCCAAGGATGGATGTTGCCAGAAGCAGGCAAAATAGAAATGTTATGGTTGATTTTAGGTTCAGCAAATTCCTTTAGGGAAATAACTCTGAAAGATAACGATAATTAGCCTTCGCTATTGGAAGAAACCCCTTTGAAATAACTTGTAAAAGACAAACCAATGTATATGATCATAATATATGGAGCAGCATCATATTGCCACAGTATTATGAGAATAAGGGAGGTCAGTATGAGTAAAATCCTATCCCAATTGTCTATAAAACGGAGGTTTTCAAATTTGAAAGACATCATTCTAACAGGGGAAACCATCAGAAATGAAAAGAACAAGGCCAAAACCCCAATAGCCATCTCATTATCCGCTAAGTACTCCCCAAACCAAGTGGATTGGTGATATAAAATAATGGGTAAAACTGCTGCAAACAGGCCATGTGCAGTAGTTGAAATTCCTTTAAAACTGGTTGTTTGAGAATTGTCAGTATTGAATATCGCCAACCTTATAGCTGAACAGATAGGAACTAAAAGAAGCAAGAGACCCCAGCCCTCAAGTTGGACATATTGAGCATAAATAAATGTAGGAAGTACTCCAAAGGTGATCAAATCGGCTAAAGAATCAAGCTGCACTCCAAATTGTGAAGCTACATTTAGTTTCCTGGCCAACAAACCATCGAAAAGATCAAAGAAGGCTGCCGCAAAGATGAAATAATGAATGGTGGGTTCAACTGTCGGATCGCTTGTCAGGATCAAATGAATACCCAATACACCTAATGAGAGATTCATTAGGGTAAATAGGTTCGGTATGTTTTTCCTAAACCAGAGCATCTATCGGATTGCACAAAAAGGATTAGTGGCTTTTTCTTTTCCAATGGTTGTTGTCCCTCCATGACCAGAGTAAACAACGGTATCATCATCAAACTTGAAGAACTCGTTATGAATGCTGGCAATTAGCGTATCAAAATCTCCGCCTGGCAGATCAGTCCGTCCTATACTACCGTCAAAAAGTACATCTCCGCCAATGATAAAACCTTCCGAATAGAAAGCAATGTGGCCAGGTGCATGCCCTGGTACAAATAGAATGTCCAAACGCGAATCTCCGAAGCTGATACTCTCATCCGCCTTCAAAAGCTTGTCAGGAGATATGGCTTGATAATTTTGAAAGCCATAACTAGGGGCATAAGCTTCAACCGATCGTAGGGTATCAAGGTCCATTTCACCAATCCATAAAGGAACATTGAAGTGATTTTTCGCGAAGTAATTACCCAAGACATGGTCAATATGGCCGTGGGTATTCAGTATTAACTTCACTTCTAATCCATTGTCTTCGATATAACTAATGAGTTCTTGCTGTTCCCTTGGGTCATAACAGCCAGGGTCAATAATTACAGCTTCTTTGGTTTGGTCATGGACAACATAAGTGTTTTCCATAAATGGGTTAAAAGTGAAGGCTTTTACCTGCATAGCTTGAATTCGTATTCGGCTTAAATTTCATTTAATAAACCGCATTTATCAAAAATACTTCATTTAATTTCGCTCCATGCAGGTGGATTATTTGGTTGTAGGGCAAGGCTTGGCTGGAACGGTTTTTTGCGAACACGTACTCCGTTCAGGGAAAACGGTTTTAGTGATAGATGACCCGACACTCTCTAATTCTTCAAAAGTTGCAGCTGGCCTTTATAACCCCATTACTGGTCGAAAATTGGTTAAGACATGGAACTGCGATCCACTGTTTGAATATCTAATACCATTTTACCGATCATTGGAAGAGAAGTTGGGGCAGAAATTTCTTGTCGAGATGCCCATTTATAGACCTTTCCCTTCCACCGAAGTACTTAATGAATGGATGGGCAAAAGTGCCGAGGCTAGTTATGCTCCTTACGTTAAAGAAATAAAGAGTACTCCGAGTTTCACAGATGATATTAGCAACGACTGTGGTGGACTTTTGCTGAATAAGAGTGGCTATGTTCATACGGATAAGCTCATTAGCTGTTACCGAGAATACCTTAAAGCCGAAGGGTTGTTTCTAAATGATAAGTTCGACCATACGCAGCTTATTATCGAAGATGGGGGTATTAGGTATAAAGAAGTTAGTGCAAAACGCATTGTATTCAGCGATGGGAAGTCGGTTCAAAACAACCCCCACTTTGACTGGCTACCACTAAGACCTGTTAAAGGTGAACTTCTTTATATAAGGACAAATGCGGTTTTCGGTGTTATATATAACAAGGGGGTATTCGTAATCCCACTTTCTAATGGTATTTGTAAGGTGGGTGCCACTTATGACAATAAAAACCTTGAAGAAGCTATAACTTCTGAAGCCAAAGATGAGTTAGTTAATAAGCTGAAAGAACTGGTGAAATTCGACTTTGAGGTAATTGATCAAAAAGTAGGTATTCGACCTGCCACAAAAGACAGAAAGCCTTTTGTAGGCAGGCACCCAAAATTTAGTAACCTAGTAATTTTCAATGGGCTAGGAGCAAAGGGTGTTTCTTTGGCTCCATTTTACGCTAAACAACTACTAGCTCACTTAGAGCAGGGAGATGAATTGGATAAAGAGGTCAATATTGAACGCTTTTTTTCGTTATTTTAAAAATTCTTTGGGGATCGTCACTTCTATGAAAAAAGCCTTACTAAGATTGCCGGCAGTATGCCTGTTACTTCTATGCTTCTTGGCGAATCAATCGCTGAATGCACAAGCTTTTAAGGAAGAGTTCGGCAAGAATAGGGTTCAGTATAAGACTTTCAACTGGAGCTTCTACAGTTCGGAAAATTTTGAGGTTTATTATTATGGCAATGGTAGCACTATGGCCAATAGAACAATTGAATACCTCGAGGCCGAATTCAGTAAAATAACAGAGACCATAGGTTATTTCCCTTTTGCGAAAACAAGGGTGTTTTTATACAACTCTGTTGTTGACAAGCAACAAAGCAATGTTGGACTCCGGAGCAGTGACTTTACAGTTGGTGGACAGACAAATTTTGTCCAATCCCAAGTAGAAATAGCGAATACAGGTGACTTCGCATCGTTCAAGAAGAAAGTCATGTTCTCGATCACAGATATGCTCATACAAGAAATGCTATATGGCGGGAACATTGCTGAAATGTTTCAGAGCTCACTGACATCTCCAATCCCAGTATGGTTTACGGGCGGGATATCTAGTTTTATCGCTTATGGTTGGACAAAGGAGTCGGACGATGCAGTAAGGGATTTCATTGCTAATAATACTCAGAATAAGTTTCAGAAGTTAAGCCCACAAATGAACTTGTTGTTGGGTCAATCACTCTGGAACTATATGACCCAGCGATATGGTCAAAGAAGCATATCCAATATCTTAAATCTGGCCCGGATCATTCGTAATGAAGAGAACAGTATTGAAAGAACTTTGGGAGTTCCTTACAGTCAGTTTTTGGATGATTGGAGAGACTTTTATGAAACCACCAAGACTGTTATAAGCCAAGATACTCAAGTACCTAATTCGGATTATATCATTAGCGGCAAGAATAGATCCTCTGCTATTTTCACTGATGTTGCTTTCAATTCAAGTGGTAGTTATCTGGCATATGCTAAGA
Coding sequences:
- a CDS encoding CDP-alcohol phosphatidyltransferase family protein, which codes for MLWFRKNIPNLFTLMNLSLGVLGIHLILTSDPTVEPTIHYFIFAAAFFDLFDGLLARKLNVASQFGVQLDSLADLITFGVLPTFIYAQYVQLEGWGLLLLLVPICSAIRLAIFNTDNSQTTSFKGISTTAHGLFAAVLPIILYHQSTWFGEYLADNEMAIGVLALFFSFLMVSPVRMMSFKFENLRFIDNWDRILLILTSLILIILWQYDAAPYIMIIYIGLSFTSYFKGVSSNSEG
- the porU gene encoding type IX secretion system sortase PorU translates to MLNLKSTITFLFCLLLATSILGQTNSVLSSGKWVKMEFTEPGVYKIDHNTLNELGFTPAELDPRNIAIYGATGGMLPQSLSTDRPSDLVENAIRVEGEEDGIFNENDFILFYVDQVDNTNYDEQSGSFEVTKNLYATKNYYFITVKDMNAKRQNTLDNLGTNHPKLDWYNRLIYHEVDEVNLLSSGREWLGEQFNTQNTRTFNHDISSLAPNQEIDISLNVVAQSFSSSSMDIEVNSTNIGELNFSAIPNTQYGIKGNSRSGNYKVPSNSISGSNLTLQMVYDQSGANNAVAYLDNYLLNIPTELSYNGSPILFRNIQSLDQAITTYELTNASSNLEVWRITEPTETALQNTSFSNDIMSFGAFSNELEEFIIFDPNNLPSPEVFEEVENQNLHGALSADFIIITHSSLLDQAERLATFRRSHDQLNVLVTTVNKIYNEFSSGRQDVTAIRDFIKWQYDLGDLKYVLFLGKGSYDYLDRLENNTNLVPTYESRNSIHPLLTYSSDDYFGFLDNTEGEWVESSAGDHELNIGIGRIPATSNAQAKRAIDKIILYQTDQRAFGDWRSKLVFIADDGDNNRHQKDADALTQLIDSTFIDFSIEKIYLDAFEQIRLPNGETSPSAEQAIIDAVNEGALIVNFTGHGSETGWMQEQVLTFDLMEKWRNTFSLPFVVTATCEFGRNDDPNTFSGAENLLFKNTGGAVSMVTTARPVFSSTNFDLNTALYGSVLRQESGQYQRLGDIIKFTKNNSLRGSLNRNFILLGDPSMRLSYPNKTIEIEEINGNTPNASDTIRALQRVVINGRVLENDDVDTNFNGTLSFSLFDKANDKETLGSDGDSFSYLERDSELFRGTGRVENGSFQVEFIVPKNIDYSFGNGKMVIYAIDNNSQIDALGTSVDFVIGGTAEDFVVDNIPPTIDLFVNDTTQTIQEKYDPNINLILRLFDESGINISGNGLGQHINLNVNDSINYNLNDSYNADLDDFRFGHLSFEVSNLQPGPNRIEIKVWDTHGNSSILTQDLIIDENTSNITVIKNSPNPFREETHFSIQHLMSGENLEVGIEIRNTNGEPVTAIFNEILSAEETITVPWSGTNNYGQKLNPGIYIYAIKIYSKTSGKSGVKRQKLIISN
- a CDS encoding NAD(P)/FAD-dependent oxidoreductase, with protein sequence MQVDYLVVGQGLAGTVFCEHVLRSGKTVLVIDDPTLSNSSKVAAGLYNPITGRKLVKTWNCDPLFEYLIPFYRSLEEKLGQKFLVEMPIYRPFPSTEVLNEWMGKSAEASYAPYVKEIKSTPSFTDDISNDCGGLLLNKSGYVHTDKLISCYREYLKAEGLFLNDKFDHTQLIIEDGGIRYKEVSAKRIVFSDGKSVQNNPHFDWLPLRPVKGELLYIRTNAVFGVIYNKGVFVIPLSNGICKVGATYDNKNLEEAITSEAKDELVNKLKELVKFDFEVIDQKVGIRPATKDRKPFVGRHPKFSNLVIFNGLGAKGVSLAPFYAKQLLAHLEQGDELDKEVNIERFFSLF
- the porV gene encoding type IX secretion system outer membrane channel protein PorV, producing MRLRASIFTFLILSLFLAPALRAQNSIGINGQDTTINVITTAVPFLLIAPDPVSGAMGDVGVATDPDVNSTFWNPAKLAFINKNGGIGLTFTPWLKKFVDDMSVSYLTGFKKLDDQQAIGASLTYFNLGDIQLTDGAGNSIGDFTPREFALSATYSRQLSRKLSVGVTGRYIYSNLSGNITTSPVTDPKPGTSIAADIGVYYKSELMVFQKQSQLSYGASISNIGSKISYNSADEEDFIPTNLRIGSALSSFLDPYNKVTFALDFNKLMVPTPQPDGSERDKSLLAGMFGSFGDAPGGFSEELQEVSISFGAEYEYKETFAIRAGYFYEHRNKGNRKYFTAGLGFKVDKLEFNFSYLVPQFQEHPLAETLRFGAILDLSRLSDDN
- a CDS encoding MBL fold metallo-hydrolase, with the protein product MQVKAFTFNPFMENTYVVHDQTKEAVIIDPGCYDPREQQELISYIEDNGLEVKLILNTHGHIDHVLGNYFAKNHFNVPLWIGEMDLDTLRSVEAYAPSYGFQNYQAISPDKLLKADESISFGDSRLDILFVPGHAPGHIAFYSEGFIIGGDVLFDGSIGRTDLPGGDFDTLIASIHNEFFKFDDDTVVYSGHGGTTTIGKEKATNPFCAIR